In a single window of the Fusarium falciforme chromosome 3, complete sequence genome:
- a CDS encoding Epimerase domain-containing protein has translation MSDRRRRNVIVTGANGYIGSAVCRAFVRAGWQTFGLIRRPEAAEELILSEAIPVIGSFTDLTFLQTLFEQVNTFDVIVSCTEKIPGYAVHFEEVVTCVRALAKESNQNGIRPLVLWSSGCKDYGTTGLHGSPGLAPHVENSPLNAPEILKERTTDCLKIFDDVDLFDAAVIRPTSVFGYSSSYYGAIFDYVADQKREGTETLRIPGDPNSIMHATHVDDCAEAYVALAEHSDRSAVAGQAFNISGYRYETLKEVATSFAKEYGFKNGVEFVPASEAEPSFPPLLHLVFSFSQWVGSQKLRSLCGWNDRRTLFSESIHVHRLAYETLKERGHRNVGEIQKRIQGN, from the coding sequence ATGAGCGATAGGCGTCGTCGAAACGTTATCGTTACCGGAGCAAATGGATACATCGGCTCCGCAGTTTGCCGTGCATTTGTCCGCGCCGGTTGGCAGACATTTGGCCTTATACGAAGacctgaggctgctgaggagtTGATTCTTTCGGAAGCTATCCCGGTGATTGGATCATTCACCGACCTTACGTTCCTGCAAACCCTTTTCGAACAAGTCAATACCTTCGATGTCATCGTCAGCTGCACCGAAAAGATCCCCGGCTACGCGGTACACTTCGAAGAAGTGGTCACTTGTGTTAGAGCACTCGCCAAAGAAAGTAACCAGAATGGGATTCGTCCGTTAGTACTATGGTCGTCTGGTTGCAAGGATTATGGCACCACGGGTCTCCATGGCTCACCTGGCCTTGCCCCTCATGTTGAAAACTCGCCTTTGAACGCGCCCGAAATCCTAAAGGAGCGTACGACAGACTGCCTCAAAATATTCGACGACGTCGACCTTTTTGATGCAGCAGTTATCCGGCCAACTAGCGTCTTTGGATATTCGAGTAGTTACTATGGTGCCATATTCGACTATGTGGCTGATCAGAAGAGAGAGGGCACGGAGACACTGAGGATCCCTGGAGACCCGAACAGTATTATGCACGCGACACATGTCGATGACTGTGCCGAGGCATATGTTGCTCTTGCAGAACACAGCGACCGATCTGCCGTGGCTGGCCAAGCTTTCAATATCTCTGGATATCGCTACGAGACTCTGAAGGAGGTCGCGACATCTTTCGCTAAGGAATATGGCTTCAAGAATGGTGTTGAGTTCGTGCCGGCTAGCGAAGCCGAGCCGTCATTCCCTCCTCTGCTGCATCTTGTCTTCAGCTTCAGTCAGTGGGTTGGCAGTCAAAAACTTCGGTCTCTTTGCGGTTGGAATGATCGTCGGACTTTGTTTTCGGAAAGCATCCACGTGCATAGATTGGCATATGAGACACTTAAGGAGCGTGGCCATAGGAATGTTGGAGAGATTCAGAAGAGGATTCAGGGTAACTAG
- a CDS encoding INTRADIOL-DIOXYGENAS domain-containing protein, producing MARLISLLAVGLGLCSSVMGHPGEAHDPKHMAREIHARNNMAAIGRRSLESCSGSTAAQALKARSIERRTSRVRALRAKRGITTPSKKYRRDTDDLTSWEDVNHNMTGSVSYDMFTPLADIFDANSSCILSPEITAGPYYVVGEFLRSNVIESEYCDGVPLFLEVQYVDVASCEPVPVAAVDIWNANATGVYSGISVSGNEAADGVNSTYLRGVQITDHDGVVQFETIFPGHYQGRATHTHLLTHTNATVMPNGTISVWNAPVAHIGQLFWPETLRSAVEATYPYNTNTQDVTSNEEDMWSVLQADASFDPFPQYVYLGDKVEDGIFAWIQIGVNASVDYSTDDYYGVAGYLGEDGGHALDSGIGGGGEGGEGGGDGGPPPSGAQSGMMPTGTMAP from the exons ATGGCTCGTCTCATCTCTCTTCTCgccgtcggccttggcctctgcAGTTCCGTCATGGGCCATCCCGGAGAGGCTCATGATCCAAAGCACATGGCCAGGGAAATCCACGCCCGTAATAACATGGCTGCCATTGGTCGACGATCCTTGGAATCGTGCTCAGGCTCTACCGCTGCTCAAGCACTTAAGGCTCGTTCGATCGAGCGACGCACGAGTCGAGTTCGCGCTCTGCGGGCGAAGAGGGGCATCACTACTC CTTCCAAGAAGTACCGCCGCGATACCGATGACCTAACCAGCTGGGAGGATGTCAACCACAACATGACTGGCTCAGTTTCGTACGACATGTTCACACCATTGGCAGACATCTTCGACGCCAACTCCAGCTGCATTCTGTCCCCTGAGATCACCGCTGGCCCTTACTACGTCGTCGGCGAGTTTCTCAGATCCAACGTCATCGAGTCCGAGTACTGTGACGGAGTTCCACTCTTTCTCGAGGTCCAGTATGTCGACGTGGCCAGCTGCGAACCCGTGCCTGTCGCCGCCGTTGACATCTGGAACGCCAATGCAACTGGAGTTTACTCTGGCATCAGCGTCTCAGGCAATGAAGCTGCCGACGGTGTCAACAGTACATACCTCCGAGGTGTCCAAATCACCGACCACGACGGTGTGGTTCAGTTCGAAACCATCTTCCCTGGCCACTATCAGGGCCGAGCAACGCACACTCATCTCCTCACGCACACCAACGCAACAGTTATGCCCAATGGCACGATTTCCGTCTGGAACGCCCCCGTCGCCCATATCGGCCAGCTCTTCTGGCCCGAGACGTTGCGATCGGCTGTCGAGGCGACATATCCctacaacaccaacactCAAGACGTCACAAGCAATGAGGAGGACATGTGGTCAGTCCTGCAGGCCGACGCGTCTTTTGATCCTTTTCCTCAGTATGTGTATCTGGGCGACAAGGTTGAAGACGGCATCTTTGCATGGATCCAAATTGGAGTCAATGCCTCTGTAGACTACTCAACTGATGACTACTACGGCGTTGCCGGATACTTGGGTGAGGACGGGGGCCACGCCTTGGATAGCGGAAttggtggaggtggtgagggtggtgaggggggtggtgatggcggcCCTCCTCCCAGCGGAGCTCAAAGCGGCATGATGCCAACTGGGACCATGGCTCCTTAA
- a CDS encoding AB hydrolase-1 domain-containing protein: MSNSALRPTMLALGLTLGVPAVLYFGILGALVVVPSLQAHLIYLHKVTLTWLKDLNVPEQFGFAHHQVTPFYLPTPDGVNLHTWHVLPLAAYQANQQALLAQGSEAGLVEDFEQTLNFRLLKENPEARLVLYFHGTSGTMASGWRPDSYRSLYSADPVNTHVLTFDYRGYGKSTGHPSEAGVITDALAVADWAINTAGIPPERIVIFGQSLGSAVAIALVNELAQRQPSVHFAGLVVTATFQDIPQLTATYRIGGFIPVLSPVARIRPLFRFFSQRLTSKWDNFRRLGEFVKEAERYDITLLHAVDDTDIPMENSIKLYREAVRVAENAKNMTEDEGALLERIERLKENRGEGGAITVWPTKKGDIRLEILKYGVHDKIMSYPATGLAISRAFKSVR, from the coding sequence ATGTCTAATTCCGCCCTACGGCCCACCATGCTGGCGCTTGGCCTGACTTTGGGCGTCCCAGCCGTGCTCTATTTTGGCATTCTTGGCGCCTTGGTCGTCGTGCCCTCGCTGCAGGCCCATCTGATCTACCTCCACAAGGTCACTTTGACTTGGCTCAAGGACCTCAATGTTCCCGAGCAGTTCGGCTTCGCTCATCATCAAGTCACACCATTCTACCTCCCAACGCCCGACGGGGTGAATCTGCACACTTGGCACGTTCTTCCTCTTGCAGCCTACCAGGCCAATCAGCAGGCCCTGCTGGCACAGGGATCTGAAGCTGGGCTAGTGGAGGACTTTGAGCAGACCCTCAACTTTCGCCTGCTCAAGGAGAACCCCGAGGCCCGCCTCGTCCTCTATTTCCATGGTACAAGCGGTACCATGGCAAGTGGATGGCGCCCGGACAGTTACCGCTCACTGTACTCTGCCGATCCCGTCAACACCCATGTCCTGACCTTTGACTACCGGGGCTATGGAAAGTCCACGGGCCATCCATCCGAGGCTGGTGTTATCACGGATGCCCTAGCAGTGGCTGACTGGGCCATCAATACGGCCGGCATCCCGCCTGAGCGGATTGTCATCTTTGGCCAGAGCCTTGGATCTGCGGTAGCAATTGCTCTCGTCAATGAACTTGCTCAACGTCAACCCTCAGTTCACTTTGCTGGGCTGGTCGTCACAGCTACCTTTCAAGACATTCCACAGCTGACGGCCACATACCGTATTGGTGGTTTCATCCCGGTACTCTCACCGGTTGCGAGGATTAGGCCACTCTTCCGCTTCTTCTCACAGAGGCTGACAAGCAAGTGGGACAATTTTCGTAGGCTGGGAGAGTTTgtcaaggaggctgagagaTATGACATTACTCTCTTGCATGCTGTGGACGACACGGATATCCCGATGGAGAACTCTATCAAGTTGTACCGGGAGGCGGTGCGTGTGGCGGAGAATGCCAAAAACATGACTGAGGACGAGGGGGCTTTGCTCGAGAGGATAGAAAGACTCAAGGAGAACCGTGGAGAGGGAGGGGCTATCACTGTATGGCCTACAAAGAAAGGTGACATTAGACTAGAGATCTTGAAGTACGGAGTGCATGACAAAATCATGTCATACCCTGCGACTGGGCTTGCAATTAGTAGAGCATTCAAGTCAGTTAGGTAA